From the Manis pentadactyla isolate mManPen7 chromosome 6, mManPen7.hap1, whole genome shotgun sequence genome, the window TAAAAGCcttgtttaataaaaaaaaaagtcacagggGGAACACAGCATAAGTGTACCCACTGATGGATAAGGAcaggattttgtttttaaggatTCTGGATAGCAGCATCTGCCAGATTCACGCATTGGCCCATCTGCAGTCAGACCATTTCAGGAAAGAACTATAAGCCCATGGACACATAAAATGCTGTGGGAGCCATCAGTCGTGTTAACCTGACAAAATGAAGACTGTCCTAGTAGACGCTTTATATTTGGTAGTAAGATTGGGTGAGACCTTTAGTGGCATAcaggtgtgtgtgcgtgcacacacacacacacacacacacacacacacacacacaagtggcTTGTATATTCATTATTGGAAATAGAATTGAGCTCACGTCTTAAGCTAAGATGTGCAGAAACATCTTAGAGCTATCAGTCTGAGGCACCCAGTAAAAagcttgagaaaataaatgtaccTCCCCTTCAAGgcaaagattttaaaacagaTGCTTGGAAAATGTTTCCATGGACATGTGATCTTGTGGCCAACAATGTGGGCGATTGATAGAACCCCTCTacctacacattaaaaaaaacttggaagcagaaaatgtttctaaaaatttAGATATAATTTACCTGCTATAATATTCACTCTTTTAACGTGTACATTCAGTGGGTTTTAGAATATTCAAAGTTCTTCGACCACCGTCATTAGTTCCAGAATAATCTGTTTTTTACGCCTGTAGAGTTTTTAAAAGTAGACTTTCCTTGGGTTTTGAATCCGTTTATGAAACATAAACATACAAGACCCTCTCAAATAATTGACAACAGGGAGGACAGAAACATAGGAGCTGGATTTTAACAACAATTTTTCATAATTGGTGGATGCAGTTTAAAAAGGAGTAGGTGGTTCAGCAAGCCTGGCTCCTGATGCCCTTGTTCCGTTCAGCTCCCATATTTTTGTGATAGCCAATAAAATCCAGAATTGAACTAAACTGCTTGAGAGCCAGGCCTTCAAATTTATGTTTTACCATGTTCAATCAAGATTTTAGTAAATAAGAATAGTATAACAACCTTGTATGGTGACAAatagtaactagacttattgtggggaCCATTTCCTAATGCATGTGAACATGGAACCCCCATGTCGTGGGCTTGCACAACTGAAACATAATATTGTGCCagttattctgccataaaaaaaGATTTTAGTAAGTGAGGAAGCATACTCGGTCATATGAATATTTCTAGTGAGTGCAAAAAATGCTTTTTTGTATCTTTGTAAAGAAGTTTGTAAAATCTACTGAAAAATATGGTTGACTTCACCCTCACGGAATTCTTCTCCATGCTCCCTTTGGGCGAGATGCTCGATAAGCGGAGCTATATTGGAGTGGGTGCTGCAGAATGTTTTCGGAAGGTCAGAAATGCCGGAGTCTGCAGCCCCGCTCTGGCTTCCCAGTCCGCACTGCGCCCCCTCCCTCCAACGAAGTAAAGCAGGACACTCTCCTCACTGCAATAACCAGCGCGACATTTTCCAAGAGTCCGGCGGGTCATGTTTTGCCCTGCTGAGAAGCTTCTGATCACAGACCGCGCCCTGGATGAAGTGCAGCCTCTCCACCGccctccccgccccgccccctaCTCCCCCAGTCCCTGTTCAACCCCCTCAGATAGCACTTGCTGACTGCTGCCTCAGGTACCTTGCACGGCAGTCCGGCTGTCCGGCTGTCCGTCCTGCGTTGCCTAACCCCTCACTTCTCTTTCCTCCAGGTCTGCCCCTCAGGCAGCCCCGCCCCGACCCCCTGACCTGAATGATCTGCGCCCTCCCCTCACTCATAGACACTCTCTGTGCCCCCacgtttttcttttttgaacaaATCCCTGCTGGCATAATATATAACAGTTTATTTGATTATTGCTCGTCCCTTCCAGAAGAACAGAGGCCCCGGGAGGGCGGGGAATCGCCTCTGTCCACAAATCTGTGCCCAAGGGGCCGCAGGGAGGGGGCAAGGGCTGCTCTGGGGCTGCGGCCCTGCGCGCCCAGCCTCCCGCAAGCCCCTTGGATCTCCCGGCCTGGAGTGGGACTGGGGTTGGTGGTTTCAGGAGCTCAGTGACTTGAGACGCGTCTCCTCTCGGTGTCCGTCTCCTCTGCGTGCAGTGGTGCTGCTGGGGCCCTGGGGCGGGGGGCAGCCGGGGGGCTTGGTGTCACGCTCCCCCTGGGCGGGCGGGCCTCAGCAGCCTCGGGGGGCAGCAGGGTGCCTGCCTGGCCGGTGGCAGGTGACAGGAAGCCGCCCCGCAGCTGGGCGCCCGGAAGTGCCGAAGTCCTCGGGTCCCAGGGTGCTGCGGCCACGGAGGCTGGGAAAGGGGCCGCGCGGGGTGCGAGACGGCGGCCACCGGGTCCTCCGGAGGGCGACCTGCGGGACAGCGGCCGGTCCCAGCCCCCTCCCTACCTGGGGCGCCGGGCGGGGAGCGGGCAGCAGCCCCGGAGGCCCGCGGGCGCCGCAAGGAGGCCGCAGCCGCAGCCTCAGCGGGCCCTGCGGGCGGGCGCCGCCGGGCGAGGAGCGGTCCGGGCGGCGTGCGGGGGGGAGCCCCGGGGGCGGCGGCCGGGGGTCGTGCGCGGGGCGCTCAGGGAGCGGCGGCCGCCCGCagcggcagcagcagcagccccgcCAGCAGCGGCAGCGACGGCGGCCCGGACCCTCCCctcccggcggcggcggcggcgtcgAGGGCGGGGGGCGCCAGGTCGCAGGCCGCGTAGGGCTCGAGGCAGGCGGCGAAGGCCATGACGTGCGCCACGAAGCTCTGCTCCTGCACGCCGTGCACCAGGTGCGCCTGCGGGCCGCGCGCGAACACCGCCACGTCCTCCCCGCCGTGCGTCTCGGAGGACAGCGGCACCGCCGCCTGCTGCTGGTACGCGGGGTCTCCTGGCCGGACGGGGAGGCTCAGGGCCGGCGGCGCGGGAGGCCTCCCTCTCCCGCGGGGTCCCTGCGGGGTGCCCACCGACCGCCAGCCCGCCGCACTCACTGCTCTGGCTGTCGTTGACCTCGGGCCGGAAGGTCCCGTTGAGAGCGAATCCCGGGCCGTTGCCGTAAAGGATGGAGGTGTAGGCCTTCTTGTCGGAGGCCTTGCTGGGGGCGAGCCCTGGAGGGGGGGGCAGGAGGGGCCTGTGATCCCGCCGACCGCAGCCTGTGCGGTGCCCTCTGTGTGCTACGCTCAGGTGCTTCTTGCCTGTCCACTGCCTTGATCGTCACAAGAACCCTACAAGGCAGCTGCTCTTATTACCCCGTTTgacagatgaggcaactgaggctcCCAGCAATTTCTGCCATATAATTAAGGAAACAGAACCTGCTACTCTCCCTGGGCCTACCGAAAATGGAAGTCCCGCGAAATGTGTAGCCACCAAAAGAGAAGACGTGAGAGTGGTCAGCAGTGACAAGGGTCAGTGTGTCCTTCTCGCTTGTGAGTTGGCTGGCCTTGTCAATGGCAGAATCGAACATGACAGCCTCGGTCAGGGCCAGATAAGCTGTCCCATCGTGATGTCCATGGTCAATGCGGCCTCCTGCAGGAAGGCCACGTGAGAGGCAAGTGGTGTCCAGCTGCCCTCACCCCCCGCCTCTGCTCAGCCAGGGGCTGCCACTCACCCTCCACAAAAAGGTAGTAACCACGGGGGTTCCTGCTCAGCAGGCGCAGGGCTGCCTCTGTCATCTCCATCAGGGATGGGTCCTGGGTGAGGTCTCGGTGGGCCTCATATTTTGTGTCTCCTGGCTCAAAGAGGCCTGTGGGGAAAGGGGCTGGTGTGACTGGCAAGCTGGGGAGTGGAGAGGGTCGGTGGCATGAATGTGTGTGCATGCGCTTGGCCTTCTGAGGACTTGTGGGGCCAAGGCAGGACCGTGAGGGTGTGGGGGGTCATTACCCATGAGGTGTGTTACAGAGGGGTCCTGGGATGCCTGAATGAGTGCAGTGCGGTTCCACACGTACTGGGCACCCTGTGAGGAACACAGCCAGGCTTCAGCCCATTGCCCTGTGACTTGCAGCCCCTGCCCCTGCTGTACCCCCTGTACCCCTGCACCCCCATCACCTGGTTCTTGGCCTGCCACTCTTGCACCAGGTTCCGCCCATCCAGCCTGATTCCGCTGTGGTTGGCATCACTTGGGTACTCAGGGTCTGGGGTCCCCTTGGGAAACATGTACTTGCGGCCTCCACCCAGGATCACCTGGGGCCAGAGGATTAGGGCAGGTGGGCTTTGGGCCTGGCAGGCCCTTTGCTCCCTCCTTGGACAACCCCTACCTCCCCCCACCAGGTCTATGGGAATGACCTGTCCCGAGCCGTACCTTCTacaccccctgccccccacacaaGCCCCCAGAGACCCTGCCAGGCCCCAGGGCTCAGGCTATCAGTTGCCTGAGACTGTGGCCCGTGTGGGGCCCCACCCCGTCTGGCTGGCCCCTGCTGCTTGCCCTTCATGTCGCACGTCAATGTCCATGTTGGAGATGAGCTGCTCGGCGATATCCTGGCAGCCTTCATTCAGGGCCTTAGGAGGCATGTTGGCATCCGAGTACCAGTTGCGGTTCACCACGTGTGCATAGGTGCCGGCTGGCGAGGCATGCTGCACCCTCGTGGTGGTCACCACCCCCACTGACTTCCCTAAGGGTGGCAGAGGTCAGGGTGAGCCATTGAGATCTCTGAGCCTTCCCCTACCTGCTAAGCTGGCCGCAAACCCACCTGCTTTCTTGGCCCGGTACATCACAGAGGTGACCTCATTGCCACGTGTCGTGTTGCACTGGTCAAAGCGGGCGGCTGCGCTTACGCCAATGGTCTGGTAGTTGGCCTTGACCCCACACAGGTAGGCTGTGGCAGTGCCTGCACTGTCTGGCACCTGTCTGTCCACGTTGTATGTCTGGGGACAGAGATGCCCTTAACTCTGCTCTGGGGCAGGCACCCAGATCCTGACCCAGGCCGCAGAGGTCCATCCTCGCGGCCCCAGTACCCTAACTCAGGCCCCAACCCTTCTGGGGCCTTCCCTTCTGCTACGCTCCCCAGCCCTACCCTCAGCCCTCTGGGATGGAGCAGCTTGTGGTCACCAGCCCTTACCTTGGACAGAGCCAGGTATGGGAAGTGGTCCATGGCCAGGGGTGTCTCAGGTCCCAGTTTGTAGTTCATCTGCCCTTTTAGGATCCGAGCGGCTGTCACCGTGGGTACCCCCATGCCTAAAGGAGCACGCTTGGTCAGGCCTGAGTCCCCAGGGTTGGCCTGTGTCCGCCAGCAGCCTTGGTGCTGGTGTTGTGGGGGCTACAGAGGCAGACAGGCCTTACACACTCACCATCCCCCAGGAAGAGAATGAGGTTCTTAGCGGCCGTCTCGATGGGCTGTAACTTCTTAGCGGCATCCAGGGCCTGGGCCGCCTGGCGGTTCCAGAAGGCTGGGCTCTCCTCCTCAACTGGCCAAGGGGAGAGTGGAGGCTGGGTCAGCCTGGGGGGAGCGCCCTGCCTTGGGGGTGGCTGGGAGGTGCTCCATTACCTGGGATGACGCCAAGGGAGGTCTGTAGCCTCAGGCCCAGCAGAAGCAGCACCCAGGTGCCCGGCATGCTGGGGGATGGTGGGAGGGCCACAAGGCTGGGAGTCGGGTGAGGCTGGGACCCTAGTGAGGCCAGAACCTGGGTGCCAGCTGCAGTACAAGCTGCCTGGGCTGAAATCAGGAGAGGACTTTGTCCCTGGTGTAAAGGTCTCCATGTCCCTCCTAGTGCCCCAGGTGgcccccctgaccccacccctcCCTTGTGACTTTAAGCCTTGCTGGCAGAAGGGAAGTGGCAGGGTGTGGCTGAGCGAGACTAGGGCAGGGGCCCTGGAAAAGACAGGTCCGTCCTGTAAAGGATGGGCCCCAGCCATCCCCCAGGGGGATCAGGGGCAGAGGTCCTCCGATGA encodes:
- the LOC118925836 gene encoding intestinal-type alkaline phosphatase codes for the protein MPGTWVLLLLGLRLQTSLGVIPVEEESPAFWNRQAAQALDAAKKLQPIETAAKNLILFLGDGMGVPTVTAARILKGQMNYKLGPETPLAMDHFPYLALSKTYNVDRQVPDSAGTATAYLCGVKANYQTIGVSAAARFDQCNTTRGNEVTSVMYRAKKAGKSVGVVTTTRVQHASPAGTYAHVVNRNWYSDANMPPKALNEGCQDIAEQLISNMDIDVILGGGRKYMFPKGTPDPEYPSDANHSGIRLDGRNLVQEWQAKNQGAQYVWNRTALIQASQDPSVTHLMGLFEPGDTKYEAHRDLTQDPSLMEMTEAALRLLSRNPRGYYLFVEGGRIDHGHHDGTAYLALTEAVMFDSAIDKASQLTSEKDTLTLVTADHSHVFSFGGYTFRGTSIFGLAPSKASDKKAYTSILYGNGPGFALNGTFRPEVNDSQSRDPAYQQQAAVPLSSETHGGEDVAVFARGPQAHLVHGVQEQSFVAHVMAFAACLEPYAACDLAPPALDAAAAAGRGGSGPPSLPLLAGLLLLPLRAAAAP